The Tepidibacter aestuarii genome contains a region encoding:
- a CDS encoding carbamoyl phosphate synthase small subunit, which translates to MKGYLILENNVVLEGKLFGYTEETVGEVVFNTGMTGYQEVLTDPSYYGQIVTMTYPLIGNYGINIDDMESKSPKVRGFIVREKCEMPSNFRCEFNLDDYLKQNKIVAIEGIDTRYLTKMIRNQGTLRGIITSRKLSDEQIQNTINSFSNVDAVEKVTTKEVVDHCDKKGLNIAAIDFGIKSNIIRSFKKRDCNITVYPAFVAAEEILEKNYDGVFLSNGPGDPKDLVSVIEEIKKMMGKIPITGICLGHQLLALALGGDTQKLKFGHRGCNHPVKDLQTGNVIITSQNHGYVVTEETLPENVKVTHINMNDNTIEGMRIDDMDIYSIQFHPEACPGPYDAAPIFDEFIDVYMKAKTASV; encoded by the coding sequence ATGAAAGGTTATTTAATATTAGAAAATAATGTTGTTCTTGAAGGAAAGTTATTTGGATATACAGAAGAAACGGTAGGAGAAGTAGTATTTAATACTGGAATGACTGGATACCAAGAGGTTCTAACTGATCCATCTTATTACGGACAGATAGTTACAATGACATATCCACTGATTGGAAATTATGGAATTAATATAGATGATATGGAATCAAAATCTCCAAAGGTTAGAGGGTTTATAGTAAGGGAAAAATGTGAGATGCCATCAAACTTTAGATGTGAATTCAATCTTGATGATTATCTTAAACAAAACAAGATTGTTGCAATAGAAGGAATAGATACAAGATATCTTACTAAGATGATTAGAAATCAAGGAACTTTAAGAGGAATTATAACTAGTAGAAAATTATCTGATGAACAAATACAAAATACTATAAATTCATTTTCAAATGTTGATGCAGTTGAGAAAGTAACTACTAAAGAAGTAGTCGATCATTGTGATAAAAAAGGTCTTAATATAGCGGCTATAGACTTTGGAATAAAGTCTAATATAATAAGATCTTTCAAAAAAAGAGATTGTAATATAACTGTATATCCAGCATTTGTAGCAGCTGAAGAGATACTTGAAAAAAATTATGATGGAGTATTTTTATCTAATGGACCTGGAGATCCAAAGGATTTAGTGAGTGTTATTGAAGAAATAAAGAAGATGATGGGAAAAATTCCAATAACGGGAATATGTCTTGGACATCAACTTCTAGCATTAGCACTTGGAGGAGATACTCAAAAGCTTAAGTTTGGGCACAGAGGATGTAATCATCCTGTAAAAGACTTGCAAACAGGAAATGTAATTATAACATCGCAAAATCACGGATATGTTGTTACGGAAGAGACTTTACCTGAGAATGTGAAAGTAACTCATATAAATATGAATGACAACACGATTGAGGGAATGAGAATTGATGATATGGACATATACAGCATACAGTTTCACCCTGAAGCTTGCCCAGGACCATATGATGCAGCACCTATATTTGATGAATTTATAGATGTTTATATGAAAGCTAAAACTGCATCAGTTTAA
- a CDS encoding dihydroorotase: MKLLIKNARVINPKTSFDKVTDVLIEDSIVKKVHENIEEQVDREIDANGYILAPGFVDVHVHLREPGFEYKEDIKTGSLSAARGGFTTICAMPNTNPVIDNEEVVRYIKDKAKEAVVNVEVIGSITKGQNGKELSDIESMKKSGIIAISEDGKTVKDPVVLAEAMKLSKKYDLPVLSHCEDEELANGGVMNEGERSKSLNLKGISSESEEAIVKRDIEIAKEAGSRIHICHISTKGSVELVRKAKNDNIDVTCEVCPHHFSITDESVEIDNANMKMSPPLRSKDDVKEIKRGLKDGTIDIIATDHAPHHEKEKNCGFEKAANGIVGLETALSLGITNLVKEDVININELIEKMSLNPAKLINIDKGSIEEGKVADITIFDENEIYKIDSSKFKSKSKNTPFDKMKVYGKVKYTIVNGNVVYEGDED, encoded by the coding sequence ATGAAATTATTGATTAAAAATGCAAGAGTTATAAATCCTAAAACAAGCTTTGATAAAGTTACAGATGTTCTTATTGAAGATAGTATAGTAAAAAAAGTACACGAAAATATAGAAGAACAAGTTGATAGAGAAATAGATGCAAATGGATATATATTAGCTCCAGGGTTTGTGGACGTACATGTTCATCTTAGAGAACCTGGATTTGAATACAAGGAAGATATAAAAACGGGAAGTTTAAGTGCTGCAAGAGGTGGATTCACTACTATATGTGCTATGCCAAATACTAATCCTGTTATAGATAATGAAGAAGTAGTTAGGTATATAAAAGATAAGGCAAAAGAAGCAGTAGTAAATGTTGAAGTCATAGGAAGCATAACTAAGGGACAAAATGGAAAAGAGTTAAGCGATATAGAGAGTATGAAAAAATCAGGAATAATAGCTATAAGTGAAGATGGAAAGACAGTTAAAGATCCAGTGGTTTTAGCTGAAGCTATGAAGCTGTCTAAAAAATACGACCTACCTGTTTTATCACACTGTGAAGATGAAGAGTTAGCTAATGGTGGGGTTATGAACGAAGGTGAAAGATCTAAAAGTTTAAATCTTAAAGGAATATCTAGTGAGTCTGAAGAGGCTATAGTTAAAAGAGATATAGAGATTGCAAAAGAAGCTGGATCTAGAATTCATATATGCCATATAAGTACTAAGGGAAGTGTTGAACTAGTAAGAAAAGCTAAGAATGATAACATAGATGTAACTTGTGAGGTTTGTCCTCATCACTTCTCTATTACAGATGAGAGTGTAGAAATAGATAATGCTAATATGAAAATGAGTCCACCGTTAAGATCTAAAGATGATGTTAAAGAGATAAAAAGAGGATTAAAGGATGGAACTATAGATATTATAGCAACAGATCATGCACCTCATCATGAAAAAGAAAAAAACTGTGGATTTGAAAAAGCAGCAAATGGAATAGTAGGACTTGAAACTGCACTATCTCTTGGAATAACTAATTTGGTAAAAGAAGATGTAATAAACATAAATGAGCTTATAGAGAAGATGAGCTTAAATCCTGCAAAGCTTATAAACATAGATAAAGGAAGTATAGAAGAGGGAAAAGTTGCTGATATAACTATCTTTGATGAAAATGAGATTTACAAAATAGATTCAAGTAAATTCAAATCAAAGTCAAAAAATACTCCATTTGACAAAATGAAGGTATACGGAAAAGTAAAGTATACGATAGTAAATGGAAATGTTGTATATGAGGGGGATGAAGATTAG
- a CDS encoding dihydroorotate dehydrogenase electron transfer subunit: protein MCVTKKKVIAKIVKNEMLVENVYKMVVKSEDLVFNFKPGQFVNLYSKDKSMLLPRPISVCEVDEENKEITLVFMVVGKGTEEFSKLTENDDVYLMAFLGNGFDLDCEGENIIVGGGVGTPPLLELVKRLKGNNKIFLGFRKDIYLIEEFKKYGEVYIATEDGEYGEKGNVIDLMNKYVKKADRIYSCGPKGMLKAVKEYAANNNVDAYLSLEERMGCGFGACVGCAVKIKEDTNKGYKNKKVCVDGPVFKACEVMFDE from the coding sequence ATGTGCGTGACTAAGAAAAAGGTAATAGCTAAGATAGTTAAAAATGAAATGCTAGTAGAGAATGTTTATAAAATGGTAGTTAAATCAGAAGACTTAGTATTTAACTTTAAGCCAGGTCAGTTTGTAAATTTATACAGTAAGGATAAATCAATGTTACTTCCAAGACCTATAAGTGTATGTGAGGTAGATGAAGAAAATAAAGAGATAACACTAGTATTTATGGTGGTAGGAAAAGGCACTGAAGAGTTCTCAAAACTTACAGAAAATGATGATGTCTACTTGATGGCATTTCTAGGAAATGGATTTGACTTAGATTGTGAAGGGGAAAATATAATAGTTGGAGGGGGAGTAGGAACTCCTCCTCTCCTAGAACTTGTTAAGAGATTAAAGGGAAACAATAAGATATTTTTAGGATTTAGAAAAGATATTTATTTAATAGAGGAATTTAAAAAGTACGGAGAAGTTTATATAGCAACTGAAGATGGAGAATATGGAGAAAAGGGAAATGTTATAGATTTAATGAACAAGTATGTAAAAAAAGCAGATAGAATATATTCTTGTGGACCTAAAGGTATGTTAAAGGCTGTAAAAGAGTATGCAGCTAATAATAATGTAGATGCATATTTGTCTCTTGAGGAGAGAATGGGATGTGGATTTGGAGCATGTGTAGGATGTGCTGTTAAGATAAAGGAAGATACTAATAAGGGATATAAGAATAAAAAAGTTTGTGTAGATGGACCTGTATTTAAAGCTTGTGAGGTGATGTTTGATGAGTAA
- a CDS encoding TolC family protein, with the protein MKKIVIGILLVVVTLIGSINAYADEKVVEDKINISIDQAIEEAIKSSTDLKTSDLDIEIKEIELDEAKHTEKKYDNSDVSLGTVEGFQLDANMISRKAEYALEEEKIKKNYKIEGIKYNATQAYYGALKAREYMNVAKDNLENVQRNRDIVNKKYELGVASKSDLIMADISLNEAKASFEKSKTDLEKAYRSLNIVLNYPLDTKIELTSSFNEEVFDEDLNKDLEKAYESRFDIIQMNHNYELVKLDFETNSIMYPSNTYKYKTKERNLAKIESSLADAKKMVEFDIRGKYDDIVNAKNQIELAKAKVQKAEEVLKLKEYSYNAKLGTLLEVDNALNQLYNAQISLSNAISSYNLAVIEYNKAVNIGNIK; encoded by the coding sequence ATGAAAAAAATAGTTATTGGTATATTATTAGTAGTGGTTACGCTTATAGGTTCCATAAATGCATATGCAGATGAAAAGGTTGTTGAAGATAAAATAAATATTTCTATTGATCAAGCTATAGAAGAGGCAATAAAAAGTTCAACTGATCTTAAAACTAGTGATTTGGATATTGAAATAAAAGAAATAGAACTTGATGAAGCAAAACATACAGAAAAAAAATATGATAATAGTGATGTTTCACTTGGAACAGTAGAAGGATTTCAATTAGATGCTAATATGATATCCAGAAAAGCTGAATATGCTCTTGAAGAGGAAAAAATAAAAAAGAATTATAAAATAGAGGGTATAAAATATAATGCAACTCAAGCTTACTATGGCGCTCTTAAGGCTAGAGAATATATGAATGTTGCAAAAGACAATTTGGAAAATGTTCAAAGAAATAGAGATATTGTAAATAAAAAATATGAACTTGGAGTTGCTTCAAAATCAGATTTAATAATGGCAGATATATCTTTAAATGAGGCAAAAGCAAGTTTTGAAAAATCTAAAACTGATTTAGAAAAAGCATATAGATCATTGAATATTGTTTTGAATTATCCACTTGATACGAAAATTGAACTTACATCAAGCTTTAACGAAGAAGTATTTGATGAAGACTTAAATAAAGATTTAGAAAAAGCTTATGAAAGCAGATTTGATATAATTCAAATGAATCATAATTATGAACTTGTTAAACTTGATTTTGAGACAAATTCAATAATGTATCCTTCTAATACTTATAAATACAAAACCAAAGAAAGAAATTTAGCAAAAATCGAAAGTAGTTTAGCAGATGCTAAAAAGATGGTTGAATTTGATATTAGAGGAAAATATGATGATATAGTAAATGCCAAAAATCAGATAGAGCTTGCTAAAGCAAAAGTACAAAAAGCAGAAGAAGTATTAAAACTTAAGGAATATTCATATAATGCAAAACTTGGAACACTTCTTGAAGTTGATAATGCTCTAAATCAATTATATAATGCACAAATATCTCTTTCAAATGCAATATCAAGCTATAACTTAGCGGTAATTGAGTATAATAAAGCTGTTAATATAGGAAATATAAAATAA
- the carB gene encoding carbamoyl-phosphate synthase large subunit, translated as MPRRDDIKKVLVIGSGPIVIGQAAEFDYSGTQACQTLREEGIETVLINSNPATIMTDKEIADKVYIEPLTLEFVEKVIIEEKPDSLIAGMGGQTGLNLAVELNDKGILKKHNVKVIGTSIKSIKDGEDRDSFKRIMEETNQPLVESEIVTTMEDGVKFASQIGYPVVVRPAYTLGGAGGGIAEDKDELEEILASGLQLSRVGQVLLEKSIKGWKEIEYEVMRDSKGNCITVCNMENIDPVGVHTGDSIVVAPSQTLTDVEYQMLRKASIDIINSIGIEGGCNVQLALNPESFEYVVIEINPRVSRSSALASKATGYPIAKVATKIAVGYTLDEIENAVTKKTKACFEPTLDYCVVKIPKWPFDKFRRAKKTLGTKMMATGEVMAIGNNFESAFLKAIRSLEIGQYSLEHKASSQRSIEELKRRVQIPDDERIFDLAELLRRNYKIDMVCKITGMDRFFVNKIKNIVSEEEELKSVDLSDITKEWMRKLKIKGFSDKAIADFTKSSPKDVYNLRKLYKIEAVYKMVDTCAGEFDAVSPYYYSTYDEHDEVYVSDKKKVIVIGSGPIRIGQGIEFDYCSVHSILALKKQNIETIIVNNNPETVSTDFDTADKLYFEPLTEEDVLNIIQKEKPYGVILQFGGQTAIKLAKFLDEMDVNVLGTKPEQIDEAEDREKFDEIMEKLQINRPKGKAVWSVDEGIKEALNLGYPLLVRPSYVLGGQGMEITHNEKELKRYLENSFERDSKNPVLIDMYLTGREIEVDAICDGENILIPGIMEHLERAGVHSGDSISIYPSQNISDDIKQKIALKTREIAKELKIIGMINIQYIEFKGELYIIEVNPRSSRTVPYISKVAEVPMIELATRAMLGEKIKDMGFGTGIYKESKKISVKVPVFSTQKLPDVEVSLGPEMRSTGEVLGIGETFVEALYKGLIAAGVNIANENSTILATVKPSDKAEFVEIAKSFDKKGCKFIATSKTADELEKNSIKVQRAKKISEGVPNILDVIRSGMVDMLINTPTKANDSTRDGFRMRRAAIEASVPVFTSLDTVRGILDIMNSNIKIEDMSVYNMGIK; from the coding sequence ATGCCAAGAAGAGATGATATAAAGAAAGTATTAGTTATAGGATCGGGACCAATAGTAATAGGGCAAGCAGCTGAGTTTGATTATTCTGGAACACAGGCTTGTCAAACTTTAAGAGAAGAGGGAATAGAAACAGTACTTATAAATTCTAACCCTGCAACTATAATGACTGATAAAGAAATTGCTGATAAGGTTTATATAGAGCCACTAACTTTAGAATTTGTAGAAAAAGTAATAATTGAGGAAAAACCAGACAGTTTAATAGCAGGTATGGGAGGTCAAACAGGACTTAACTTAGCGGTTGAACTTAATGATAAAGGGATTTTGAAAAAGCACAACGTAAAGGTCATCGGAACGTCTATAAAATCTATCAAGGACGGGGAAGATAGAGATTCTTTCAAAAGAATAATGGAAGAGACAAACCAACCTTTAGTTGAAAGTGAAATAGTAACTACTATGGAGGATGGAGTCAAATTTGCATCTCAAATAGGGTATCCAGTAGTTGTAAGACCTGCATATACATTAGGTGGTGCAGGTGGTGGAATAGCAGAAGATAAGGACGAGTTAGAAGAAATTCTTGCAAGTGGACTTCAGCTAAGCCGTGTAGGTCAGGTACTTTTAGAGAAAAGTATAAAAGGTTGGAAAGAGATAGAGTATGAGGTAATGAGAGATAGCAAGGGCAACTGCATTACAGTATGTAATATGGAAAATATAGACCCTGTTGGAGTACATACTGGGGACTCAATAGTTGTAGCACCATCTCAAACTCTTACAGATGTAGAGTATCAGATGCTTAGAAAGGCTTCAATAGATATTATAAATAGTATAGGAATAGAAGGTGGATGCAACGTTCAGTTAGCCCTTAATCCTGAGAGTTTTGAATATGTAGTAATAGAGATAAATCCAAGAGTTAGCCGTTCGTCTGCTCTAGCATCAAAAGCTACTGGATATCCAATAGCAAAGGTTGCAACTAAAATAGCAGTAGGATATACACTTGATGAAATAGAAAATGCTGTAACTAAAAAAACTAAGGCATGCTTTGAGCCAACGCTTGATTATTGTGTAGTAAAAATACCTAAATGGCCTTTTGATAAATTTAGAAGAGCCAAGAAAACTCTTGGAACAAAGATGATGGCAACTGGAGAAGTAATGGCCATTGGAAATAACTTTGAGTCAGCTTTTTTAAAGGCTATAAGATCTCTTGAGATAGGTCAATATAGCTTAGAACATAAGGCATCTTCTCAAAGAAGTATTGAAGAATTAAAAAGAAGAGTTCAAATACCTGATGATGAGAGAATATTTGACTTAGCTGAGCTTTTAAGAAGAAATTACAAAATAGATATGGTTTGCAAGATAACTGGAATGGATAGATTCTTTGTTAATAAGATAAAGAATATTGTCAGTGAAGAGGAAGAATTAAAGAGTGTTGATCTTTCAGATATAACTAAAGAGTGGATGAGAAAGCTTAAAATAAAAGGATTCTCTGATAAGGCTATAGCAGATTTTACAAAATCATCTCCTAAGGATGTATATAATCTTAGAAAATTATACAAAATAGAAGCTGTTTACAAAATGGTAGATACTTGTGCTGGTGAGTTTGATGCTGTATCTCCATATTACTACTCGACTTATGATGAGCATGATGAAGTGTATGTATCTGATAAGAAAAAAGTAATAGTTATAGGATCAGGACCTATAAGAATAGGTCAGGGTATAGAGTTTGACTATTGCTCAGTTCATTCAATACTTGCTCTTAAAAAGCAGAATATAGAGACTATAATAGTAAATAATAATCCAGAGACTGTTAGTACAGACTTTGATACAGCAGACAAATTATATTTTGAACCTCTTACAGAAGAAGATGTACTTAATATAATACAAAAAGAAAAACCATACGGAGTTATACTTCAATTCGGAGGTCAAACTGCTATAAAGCTTGCCAAGTTCTTAGATGAGATGGATGTAAATGTACTTGGAACTAAGCCAGAGCAGATAGATGAGGCAGAGGATAGAGAAAAATTTGATGAAATAATGGAAAAACTTCAAATAAATAGACCTAAGGGTAAGGCTGTATGGTCTGTAGATGAAGGTATAAAAGAAGCTTTAAATCTAGGGTACCCGCTACTAGTTAGACCATCTTATGTACTAGGCGGACAAGGTATGGAGATAACTCACAATGAGAAAGAACTTAAAAGATATCTTGAAAATTCATTTGAGAGAGACTCTAAAAACCCAGTATTAATAGATATGTACTTAACTGGAAGAGAAATAGAAGTAGATGCAATATGTGATGGTGAAAATATATTAATACCTGGAATAATGGAACATCTTGAAAGAGCTGGAGTTCACTCAGGTGATTCAATATCTATATATCCAAGTCAGAATATAAGTGATGATATAAAGCAGAAAATAGCTTTAAAGACAAGAGAAATAGCGAAAGAGCTTAAGATAATTGGAATGATAAACATACAGTATATAGAGTTCAAAGGAGAGCTATATATAATAGAAGTAAACCCAAGATCGTCAAGAACGGTACCGTATATAAGTAAGGTAGCTGAAGTTCCTATGATAGAGCTTGCAACTAGAGCTATGCTTGGAGAAAAAATTAAAGATATGGGATTTGGAACAGGAATTTATAAGGAATCTAAGAAAATATCTGTAAAGGTTCCAGTATTCTCAACTCAAAAACTTCCAGATGTTGAGGTGAGTCTTGGACCTGAGATGAGATCAACTGGAGAGGTATTAGGAATAGGTGAAACTTTTGTAGAAGCTCTATATAAGGGACTTATAGCTGCAGGAGTTAATATAGCAAATGAAAATTCAACAATACTTGCTACTGTAAAACCTAGCGATAAAGCTGAATTTGTAGAGATAGCAAAATCTTTTGACAAAAAAGGATGTAAATTTATAGCTACAAGCAAAACAGCAGATGAATTAGAGAAAAACTCAATCAAAGTTCAAAGAGCAAAGAAAATAAGTGAAGGTGTTCCTAATATATTAGATGTTATAAGAAGTGGAATGGTAGATATGCTTATAAATACTCCGACCAAGGCAAATGATTCAACTAGAGATGGATTCAGAATGAGAAGAGCTGCTATAGAGGCATCTGTACCAGTATTTACATCGCTTGATACGGTAAGAGGAATACTAGATATAATGAATTCTAATATAAAGATAGAGGATATGAGTGTATATAATATGGGCATAAAATAG
- the pyrF gene encoding orotidine-5'-phosphate decarboxylase, with the protein MIDKLIERIKELNNPTVVGLDPREEIIPEFIKKESYRKYGWTLKGLANAYFKFNCMIIDEIYDLVPAVKPQISMYEELGPDGIDCFIKTIKYAKEKKLIVISDIKRGDIASTAKSYSRGHIGRVSVGKSEHKVFDADFVTINGYMGYDAISPYIENCKELDKGMFVLVKTSNPNSGDIQDLKTEDGRYVYEHMGELVSKWGEDLIGKYGFSKIGAVVGATYKEQGKILREQNPNTFFLVPGYGAQGATAEDLRGCFNKDGLGALINSSRGIIAAYKKDEYKDRYSEAEFHKAAREAVIRMRQDLLRVL; encoded by the coding sequence ATGATAGATAAGCTGATAGAGAGAATAAAAGAGCTGAATAATCCTACTGTTGTAGGACTTGATCCTAGAGAAGAAATTATACCAGAATTTATAAAAAAAGAGTCTTATAGAAAATATGGATGGACATTAAAGGGACTTGCAAATGCTTATTTTAAATTTAACTGTATGATAATAGATGAAATATATGATTTAGTTCCAGCTGTAAAACCTCAAATATCTATGTATGAGGAATTAGGACCTGATGGAATAGATTGTTTTATAAAGACTATAAAATACGCAAAAGAAAAAAAACTTATAGTAATAAGTGATATAAAAAGAGGCGATATAGCATCAACTGCAAAGAGCTATTCAAGAGGACATATAGGAAGAGTAAGTGTTGGTAAAAGTGAGCATAAGGTATTTGATGCTGATTTTGTAACTATAAATGGATATATGGGGTATGATGCGATAAGTCCTTATATTGAAAACTGTAAAGAACTTGATAAAGGAATGTTTGTACTAGTAAAAACATCAAATCCAAACAGTGGAGATATACAAGACTTAAAAACTGAAGATGGAAGATATGTATACGAGCATATGGGAGAGCTTGTATCAAAGTGGGGAGAAGATTTAATAGGTAAATATGGATTTAGCAAAATAGGAGCAGTAGTGGGTGCAACTTATAAAGAGCAGGGAAAAATACTTAGAGAGCAAAATCCTAATACCTTCTTTTTAGTGCCAGGGTATGGAGCACAAGGTGCAACGGCTGAGGATTTAAGAGGATGCTTTAATAAAGATGGGTTAGGAGCTTTGATAAATTCATCAAGAGGTATAATAGCAGCTTATAAAAAAGATGAGTATAAAGATAGATATAGTGAAGCAGAGTTTCACAAGGCTGCAAGAGAAGCAGTAATTAGAATGAGACAAGACTTATTGAGAGTACTTTAA